TGAGCCAATTTCAGAAAACTCGACCCTGAATGTCGGCATTTGGGACCCTGTTGGCTTACGGGGAAATATATGAGCAGCACAGCAGCATATTTTTTCAACGGTCGAAAATTTCTATCACTCTTTCCTTTGTTTTTTTGGTCGGTATCTCTATTTTTATTATTTATTTTTTTATTTTTTATTTTTCTTTCCGTTTGCTCTTCTTCTACGGTAAAAGACCAACTAGTCTCTCTTTCGAAACTCAGCTCATTTTATGAGCAATGTTATTGTCCACCCTTGTCGCTTCTCCATTGAGAATATATAGGTATTCCTTGGCTTCCCCATTGAACAATGTTATGGTTTTTCTGATGGAGCAGTCACACATTGTATGCTCAATGGATTATTGAGGATGCGGGAAAAATAAGCACTGTAATGGACCAGAATATCCTTTAGTACTAAGCCTAGCTGAGTTAGCTCTAGTAGGCAGCAGGTTTTTGCAGGCTCGCCACACACAAATTTGAATCCTGCCAGGGACTTCAGCATTCTACAGCTTTTTCCGAAGAGGTAAATTATTACCTGCAGAAGAAGAAGCAAGAGCATTTGGTATTACCATGTCTCTAGCTATCCAGTATGCAGACTTGACTGCAAAATACCAACTATTTTATTTTATTGGCTTGTTGGAAGCCTGGGTTCTTCTACATATTCTTTCATTTACCAAAAAAGAAAGAAAGAGAGAGAAAAAAAATAGGTATATTCCTTCGAGGTACTTGGGCTGTAATGAGTCATTGGTTGCTCGATGCAACATCTAGGGTCTACTTCCCCATCCCCCCACATAACCAAGTAGACGTATATCCACACGTTGCTCTTGTCCTTCTCCCTCGCAATAGGTCTTGCCCGCATATCAAGACTGATGCTACCAGGTGTTCCAGTAATTTCACTACTGGCCTTGAATCCATTATTCACAACCCTGTTAAGATATAGAAGCCATTGTCCACAATTCTCAAGGTATGTCATTGGCTGCACATGCAAATCCTATTGCTGGTATAGTCGTAGCTCTACCTCAATAGGACTATGGCATACCTGAAAAACCAGAAATAGGGCCACAATACCTCAGCTTCAGTCCAGAAATTACAAGTGCAGCCAATGAAGTACCTAAAACCAGCGATAAGGTTATGACATACTTTCAGAATTGTGAACAATGGTCTGTCTGGTGGATTTAACTGATGTGATGCAAATATGTACTGAAGTAAGATATAGCTTAATGCACATCCCAAAACATTCTCGCAACCAGCACTTCATTGAAATTAGCTTCTTAAACACTGATTTATGCATGTAACTGATATATGGAAACATAGCTAACTGTACATTCCAAGACATCTCATCATCTGATACTTCACTATATTTAGACAAGAAACTTGAAAGAAACCGAAATGGATAATCTCTCTAAGTTGACACTGCATATATTACCCTAGTAAAATCAAAACCTACATGCCTTACTTCTTAGTTTCTTCGCCTCTTTTTATACTTAACCGCATTCCATAGCTTCAAGATGTAAGCAACTCCTTCAGCAAGAGTTGCTTTCCTTCCTGCTTTGAAATTCCAGAGCTCTAGTATCTTGTACCTCCCACTTGAGTTATGTTCATTAAGTTCCAGTAAGGAAGTTGTCACCACCTTATACACTTCATCCCCCAGCTCACTCTTCAGATCCTTCAACTTTTTGTCATCTTCATCAATAATTTCCTGTATTCACATCCAAATCAAATAAATTGGCAAAGTAAAAACTGGAAATGAAGAAGTGTATCGAGATAAAAGAGTTCCCAGCACAAAAGAAACAAAAACAATGGGTGAAATATGGGGTAAAACTGATAAGCCAGTACGACATGCAATAGTAAAAGAAATGTCCAGTATGACATGCTAAATTGAGGGACAGGAGCATGTACCGTTCTTTTTCCTTTCGCATCCCTAATAACCTTGAATGGGTTCCATTTAGAATCCCCAACATACCCCTCCCACTGAGAACACAACTCCACAGCCCTCTCATCTGCTTCTACTGCAGTATATCTTCTCTTTGCTGCAACTTGAAATGCTTTCAAGTCAAGGTCACCCAATGTCTTCACGCCAATATAGATTTTTGACTTATCTTTCAGTCCCTGCAGATATTAAAACGTATACATTACAAATGTACAACATTCCCACAAAAATCCAAAATAAAATCCCTCTATTTCATTCCACCCAAACTACCTGAGAGATAGCTGGCACACTGCACATCTTAAACGCTTTCATCAGTTTCATGTTTCTTCCAATTCCAAAGAAATTAATTTATATCAAAAATGGTGATACAACAAATATGACCGAGATGCAGTCACTTAAATAAGGCATACTGATTTCAATCATGCATATATAGTGTAGGGAAATAGTTTATAAACTATACTGAAGCCATTGTTGGAATACATACATCAATTAACTCTTTACGGGCATCCAGCAGCTCATCATTATTGCTTCTCTCCTTGAAAGTCAGTGCATTGTAAAATTCTGACAGATCAGTAAGCTCCTGATCCTTCTCCTTTAAGGTTTGTTCAAGTGCTTCAATCTTCATCTGTGCTTCAAAATCCTCATTTGCTGCCTGTTTGGCTTGGAGGCGGTCTTTCAGTTCCATGATTTCTGAGTGAAGTTTCTCATTTTCTCTCTGCAAATACCAAGCAAAGCCAAAGAAATATCAGAAATTTATTCATCTGAATTTCAAAGATTAAAAAGATATTAGACTACAGACCTTTCTCTTTTCTGCCAGCGATATCAGATTTTCAGCTTTCTTCTGATCTGATTCTGCTTTCTCATTCTTACATAAATAACCACTGTATTAGCTCATATTAACAAATGCCAAGAATATAAGCCAATCAAACTGTGACCTTTAGATTACCCAAAGGAGAGAGCTAAGCAAATAAAACATAAGAAGAATGTTGTTTACTTAAACTAGAAAGCCAAGGCATAGCATTACTAAAAGGTGGAACATGAAAATGAGGTTGACGTTCCACCGCCCCATGGTACCTTTTCACTAACTCAAACTAGATCCTACTAGAACAGGATTTTCTGATTCATTATATTTTTAATTGAATATCAGATAACTGGCCAAGAAGGAAAGTTAGAGCATATTTCAGTGCAGTTATTAATTCTTTCATGTTATTCTCTTAGTCATCATTTTTGGATCCTAGTGAACTGCTGAAGGTGCACAATATTCCACAGACTATATTCCAACTCACATTGCATGTGAACGAATAATATATACAAGCTGGAAGTATATGTGAGTAGTAAAATCATTATAACATCCCAATAGAGTCGAAGTTCATCCAAATTAACATTTGCAAGTGTGATTACCATGTGATGCAGCTTCATGCGGCAGTGCTCCAGCTCTTTCCTTTTCATATCAATCTGATTCTCCAGTTCAATGTTCTTTAGTTGAAGCTGATGCTTTTCTCTCTGCCAAAGCTGGTCAATGATGAAAATTAAACATTAAGATTGATCCAACAAACCAAATCACCATGTAAAAGAAGATAAAGCACATCAAACCTTTCTCTCTTCTGCGAACTTTAGCTCCAGTTCATAAGTATCCTTCTTTCCCTCAGTGCTAGTTGTCTCATTCTGAAAGAGAAAGACTATCATTAGCATCTAGTTACTAGAATCAAAACTATCACCGTCAACAGATGCAGTTCTCAACAGTAAAGACCATCAAAGGAGATTCTAAATAATCTAGATCAACATTGTACAAATCAGAACCCAAGAGCAAACAGTAACGGCTACTTCGACGAATGCCCTAGGCAGCCATTGATAAAGACATTGTTTTATGAGAATGCCTAGTCAAAGTACCAAACAAGAAAAATGAAACATTTCCAATTTTGCAACTTGATGACTCATAAATTCTTAACCGTCCTTTCTTAGTTAAGAAAAGCAGAAACTCACCCATGTCTCATTCTCCTTATATGTGAGACACAGCAAACCTGATACACAGAAACAAAAGATGAGAACTTTTGCGAGACCCAACATCAGAAACTGAGCATAAAGCTAGAAACAGCCAATACAACCAAAACCCAGAAAGAAAAAGCACCTGGTGGTGAAGGTGGAGGAAGGGAAGGTACGTGAGAGAAGCACTTGACGCGTTTGGGTGGTGGGTTATGATGGAAGTAATCCAAGGCTAACCCAGCAACAGAGCACTCGGCTTCTTTCTTAGAGGAGAGTGGAGTGTTGGTGGTGAAGGCGAAGCCATGGACGAGGACAGAGGCGGAGAAGCGAGGTTGGTGAGGGGGGCCTTGCTGGGTGCCGCTGTACTTGGGCAAGGCCCATCCTTTGGATTGGCACAGCTCCTGGAGCATGCTTTTGTTCAAGTTCATGGTGATTGCAGAGAGAGAGAGAGCAATGTGGGTTGCTTTGAGGTTGGTTTGCTGAAATGGGAAATGGTTTTTGTAGGGTTTTGGATTTAAGGAGGTTTGAGGGTGGGAGAGATTTTTGTGATCAGTGATCGAGCAGTCAGCACATATAGCTTACGAACCCAGCACCAGCTGCCTTTTGTTTTTTTTTTCTTTTTTTCTTCTTTTTCTATTTTCATTTTTCATTTTCTTTTAGAATTATCAAGCACAGACAAAAAAAATGGACAAATGTTTGTGTTGACAGAACTTGACTGTTTTATGCAAATGAAGAAATTATCACTTTTATCAATTTCTTTGTTAATATTACAGGCGCTTTATTTATTTTATCTCTTAGCTTATGAACCCAGCACTAGCTACCTATTTTCTTTATTTTTTGGTACAAATGAGGCCAATGGTCCAGAATAAAACAACTAAACAAAACTAACCAGCCTTGTTGGTACTAAAACTCCTATTCCTAGCAAAACTAGCAATATCATCAATGAGAGCTTCAATGACAATCACAGGAGTCTCCTGAAAATAACAAATGCCATGAGCATTTAAGGTACTGTTTTTAACCAAAATGTCTGCCACTGTTCCTTTTCACAATGAATATCATTAACTTGAACCGAATCAAAGTGCTGCAGCTGCCTATTTTTCTTTTTTTCTAGTTTCCTTTTTCTTTTAGAATTATCAAGCACAGAATTTTTTTTTTTATCAAGCACAGACAAATTTGATCAAAATAGAAACCCAGACAAAAACGAAATGGACAAAATAACAAATTATCACTTTATTTATTTTATTTGTCACTTTCTTGTTATTATTACAGGCACTTAATTTTTACTTGTTACTTAGCCGTCATCAACAGATTATTACAAAGTTCTTCCTATCAACTAGTGTTTCTAGTTCTGTCGCAAGAGCAAAAATCGATTTTTTCAATGACTGTTGGTTTGATTAACAGCGAACCTTTGAAACATATTGCCATGGCATTCAAAACAAAATGTCACATGTATAGCGTATACCAGGCACAAGCACAGGCCAAAGTCACTTTTAGCAGTATGAGGTACCTAAATTCAGAAATGTGGATCTCCTTGCAGGCTAGAAAATCTGCCGACTATGCTTTTCAACATTTATTCGACTTTGATTTATATGTAATACAGGTAAAATGGGCTTCTCACGATCAGCACAACAGAAATTCTCAACCTCGGAGTTTAAACAAATTTTGCTAGCCTAGGTACCAAGAAACTAGCACCTTCTTTCTGTGATATAAGCATCTCTTAAATGTGCAAGTTACACCTTTGACTGACAACTGACAACTTTGGCTTGGTTGGTTAAAGTGTTTAACTGACAACTTTAAGGTCATGGGTTCAAACCTCACGACATATGTAGGGTGTGTGAGTTATTAATAAAAAAAAAAAATTTTTAAAAATGTGCAAGTTACACCTTGTTTCCTGTACTTTGTGATTGAATTCTACAGAATTCTGATACCAGTCTTACTTGATGTATTCTAACACACTCTGCGTAATATCTTCAAGAAAGGAAACAAAACCCATGACGCTTGTAATACCACTTCCGTCAACATCCTGTTCCTCAATGAGATAGTTTTCAAAAGCTGTGGCATCGTCCTGTCCTCCTCTGATAAATATGAGTTTGGGGGTAATACATCTTTCTTGCTTTAATTTATTGATCACAGTCCGCAGCAAACCTAAAGAAACATGTATTAGACGTGAAGCAAATAAACCAAGTAACTGCCAAGAGAACACCAAGAAATGCAGAAAACTTACAATCATGGGGTGGAGGAAAAGGTAGTGTAGGGTCTGCTGTTGAAGAATAGAACACTATAAGAGCTGTGAATGCATCAAGGAAAAATATAGGACTCCCACTGGTAATCAGTGCAGCACGACTCAATGAATGG
The window above is part of the Fragaria vesca subsp. vesca linkage group LG2, FraVesHawaii_1.0, whole genome shotgun sequence genome. Proteins encoded here:
- the LOC101303195 gene encoding uncharacterized protein LOC101303195, whose protein sequence is MNLNKSMLQELCQSKGWALPKYSGTQQGPPHQPRFSASVLVHGFAFTTNTPLSSKKEAECSVAGLALDYFHHNPPPKRVKCFSHVPSLPPPSPPGLLCLTYKENETWNETTSTEGKKDTYELELKFAEERKLWQREKHQLQLKNIELENQIDMKRKELEHCRMKLHHMNEKAESDQKKAENLISLAEKRKRENEKLHSEIMELKDRLQAKQAANEDFEAQMKIEALEQTLKEKDQELTDLSEFYNALTFKERSNNDELLDARKELIDGLKDKSKIYIGVKTLGDLDLKAFQVAAKRRYTAVEADERAVELCSQWEGYVGDSKWNPFKVIRDAKGKRTEIIDEDDKKLKDLKSELGDEVYKVVTTSLLELNEHNSSGRYKILELWNFKAGRKATLAEGVAYILKLWNAVKYKKRRRN